The proteins below are encoded in one region of Belonocnema kinseyi isolate 2016_QV_RU_SX_M_011 chromosome 3, B_treatae_v1, whole genome shotgun sequence:
- the LOC117169245 gene encoding apolipoprotein D-like, with protein sequence MIQVGFLVLLCARALAQPASTPTQASMSAYSPTYSPTYPPTYPPTYPPTYPPTYPPTYPPTYPPTYPPTYSETCSTVTLMEGFDVTSYLGRWFVLAKFAYSGNLVVKCEEVYRSPTQNEDGTYDIELTQVSMTTNLSRTLDGFATFDDYEAKYTAEYEGVPNSAEHWILDTDYEHIAIQFNCHDEIVNGYNNVFILSRDKNLEAEYFQEALQFLTDNMLYEMTLYVEDWASCPSKSTNC encoded by the exons atgattcaagtgGGATTCCTCGTTCTACTTTGCGCTAGAGCTTTAGCACAACCAGCAAGTACGCCCACGCAAGCGTCTATGTCTGCGTATTCGCCAACGTACTCGCCAACGTACCCGCCAACGTATCCACCAACGTATCCACCAACGTATCCACCAACGTATCCGCCAACGTATCCACCAACGTATCCGCCTACATATCCACCTACGTATTCTGAAACTTGTTCAACTGTGACATTAATGGAAGGTTTTGATGTGACAAGT taTCTGGGACGCTGGTTTGTATTAGCAAAATTTGCTTATTCTGGTAATTTGGTCGTAAAATGTGAAGAAGTATATCGAAGCCCTACGCAGAACGAGGATGGTACATACGATATTGAACTCACCCAAGTATCCATGAC AACCAATCTTTCACGAACATTGGATGGCTTTGCGACATTCGATGATTATGAAGCAAAATATACTGCAGAATATGAAGGTGTACCAAATTCTGCAGAACATTGGATTTTAGATACAGACTATGAACATATTGCCATCCAATTCAATTGCCACGATGAAATAGTTAATGG atataataatgtttttattttgtcaagAGATAAAAATCTAGAAGCAGAATATTTCCAGGAGGCTTTGCAGTTTTTGACGGATAACATGCTATACGAAATGACCCTGTATGTAGAAGATTGGGCAAGTTGTCCAAGTAAAAGCACAAATTGCTGA